TTGAAAGGAACTTACCCCAGCCTTAGAACCTCGGCCCTCAAAAACTAGCTTTATCATCTCTTTAAAACACCTTACTTGTATAAAACGTGTGAGAATTGTATACATAAAACCTATTCCTAGAAGCAAATAAACTAATATTGGACTCCAGACATAACCGTTTAACCAATTCACAATGTCACTCATCGAAATCCCCCTTGTTCAAAGATAAATTTTTAATTCGACGATTAAACCGATAAAAGTTCATTTAGGTAAGCTTGCAAATGACGGCAATCGGTCCCGTGAAACGTTCCCGAAATAAAGGCTTTGACATTTGAAATGATCGTATGCACCCACTTCAAAAACACCTCGTTTATCATGGGATACCAGATAAATCATGTGGAATCGCTTTCATAACGGAGTCAAGGCTTTTCAAAGATTATACCAACGGTAACTATGGTTTGCTGCCGACAACTAATAAATTCACAACATTTGTCCCTTAATAAAGACATTTGATTTAATTTTTACTTGCCCAAACAATTCAAGAGGTAATTTACAATAATTCTAGAATAAATTTGCATTTGTGAGTACTTTATCTAAAAAATAAACTTTTCCACCCCTCCAATTCCATAGGAAATTTCAATTTCATCTGCCTTTTTGTAAACGCTATCAAATTTGTTTGCGTTTTCTAATCTGATAATTAGATTAGAAAAATATCTTTATTTGTAACTACTCATTCTGCACGAAAATACTGACTCTAAGAAAAACCTATATTCCATCCGAACACAATATGTGCCGTTGTTTTTCTCTTTAGTATCCATGTGCAATAGATGAGTGGTTACTTTATTAATCCAAATATAATGTATATTTTGAAAACAGACACTAGACACAGTGTTAAATATTGATGCCTATTATTTTTACATTAATATTTGTTACAAATTGATTGGGGCAGACTACATCGTGACAATAAAAATACCTGGACAAATAAATATGGCCCAGGTAAAGGGATTTTAGGAGTCGGTGATTGTCAACGAGTATCAAATACTCCACTTTAATCTTTACTGTAAATTTCGAATGGCGTTCTTCAACGTACCGATAATGAAATCCACATCTTCATCGGTAGCGGATAGCGGTGGAGATAGAGCAATGACGTTATTATAGCCAGCCACCGTATCACCATTTCGGCCAACAATCAATCCGTTTGCTTTGCATTCTGCTATCACTTTTCCTACTTTTGCCGCCGCAGGATCTTTGGTCACCTTGTCTTCAACAAGCTCAATTCCAAGCAAAAACCCAAAACTGCGAATATCGCCTACAGACGGATGATCTAACAGTTCCACCATCTCTGCTCTGAGACGTTCTCCCAAGATGTGTGCACGTTCAACCAGGTTTTCCCGCTCCATGATTTCCAGATTTTTAAGTGCGAGTGCACAAGCTGCGGGCGTTCCACCAAATGTATTCACGTGGCGGAAATAACCATATTCTTCGGAGGTCTTGAATGTTTCATAGATATCCTTGCGCACTGCAGTGGCGGAAAGTGGGAGATATCCACTAGTCAAGCCTTTGGCCATCGTGATGATATCCGGTTTCATATTGAAGTGCATATGACCGAATTTTTTCCCGGTACGGCCAAAACCGCAAATCACCTCGTCAATAATGAGCAGAACCCCGTGTTTGTTGCAGACCTCCTGCACTTTTTCCATATATATCGGATGTGGGACTATGATACCGCCACCTGTAATGGCAGGTTCCATAATCACACCAGCAACCGTTTCTTTCCCTTCCCAAATGATGGTATCTTCAATAGATTGGGCACATTGCAAATTAAACTCTTCTATACTTTGGCCGGCGGGACGACGATAACTATCAGGTGGACGAACATGAACAAAGCCAGGTGCCAACGGTTCATATTTATATTTTCGCACGGCTTGGCCAGTCGCCGCTAAAGCACCCATTGAATTTCCATGATATGCACGATAGCGTGACACGAATTTATACCGGCTGGGTTCTCCATTTTGTTGGTGATACTGCCTTGCTATTTTAAAGGCGGTTTCATTGGCATCAGAACCGCTGTTCGAGAAAAAGATGACGTATTCACCCTCTAGCCACTCATTTAATTTTTCGGCTAATTGAATCGCTGGCAGATGGCTTTGAGCCAATGGGAAATACGGCATAGTCTTTAATTGATCATAGGCAGCTTGTGCCAATTCTTCTCTTCCATATCCTACGTTGACACACCATAAACCGGACATCCCATCAAGATATTTCTTTCCATTACTATCTGTAACCCATGATCCTTCAGCCTCAACAACCACCGTGGGAGGAACCGCTTCGTTATAAGGTACAAGATGATGCCATAAATATTTTCGATCTTTAGCAATTAGATCTTCCGTTTTATTTTGAGCCGTAATCATTACAATTTCCCCCTTTCGAATTAATAACGTGCCGTTAACATTTTCTTGCGGGTATAGAACTCCACTCCATCACGGCCATTAGCATGAAGGTCACCATAGAATGATTTCTTATATCCGGAAAACGGGAAAAATGACATCCGAGCTGGTACCCCAATATTAATTCCGAGCATCCCAGCATCTATTTCATCACGGAATTGTCGTACCGCTTTTGCACTATCTGTAAAGAGACATGCACCATTTGCAAATTCAGATCGATTCGCAAGAACAATCGCTTCATCCAAATCTTTAATGCGTACAATCGAAAGTACAGGCGCGAAGATTTCTTCTTTCCAAATGGACATATCCGTTGTCACATGATCAAAAATGGTAGGCCCTACAAAATAACCGCGGCCATCCGTTTCATGATTCTTTCTTCCATCACGGACAAGTACAGCGCCCTCTTTTTCCCCAGCTTCAATGTATCCAATGGTTCTGTTCTTATGAGAATCACGGATCACAGGACCTAAAAACACACCCTCGTCCAGTCCATTACCGATTTTGATTTCATCCGCAGCTTTTTTCAATCTGGTTCCAAGTTCATCCGCAATTTCATCTATAGCAACAACAACCGAGCATGCCATGCAACGTTCACCAGCAGAACCAAATGCCGCACTGATAATTTGCTTGACTGCCTGGTCTAGATTTGCATCTGGCATAACAATTCTGATTCTAAACCACTTGCAATATCAGGAAGTTGTGTTCCCATCATTAATGTTGGAATACCTGCTGCAAATTCTACACATTCAATGCCTCGTAGCACTTCACCGTATGCTTCTTCGTAGCTTTTTCCATTTTCCACTGTTATGAAACGAGCCAATTCTCCCCAGTGATCCACAAGAAGCTGTTGATATTTGAAAAGAATGCGTGCCCGACGTGGTACAGGAGTTTTTTTCCATACTTTAAAAGCATCTTTTGCTGCTTTTACCGCATAGTCAACTTCTTCACGATTCGATAGTGGTACATAAGCAATTATTTCACCAGTTGCCGGGTTCATTACTTCTTCATAGCGCTCAGATTTAGATTCTACCCATACACCGCCAATAAAGTTTTTTAAATTCTTGACTTTTTCAACAACTGTCATACGCAACCTCCCATGTTCTCTGAATCTGGTTTTCAAACACTATCAATCTATATTCGCAAAAATATCCTAAATTGTTCCAACTAACTAATAAGAATGGGTTCTTTATTTAATAAATCATCTATAGGAAAATACCTATAGCCGTGAACTTCAGCCACCGATTTACATGTCACATTACCTTCTATTACGTTAATTCCTTTAGCCAGTGCTTTACTAATCCTGCACCCGTCTCGATCCATACTTCATGTCCACTATTTTTAAAAGCAGTAACAACTGCAGGAGTCATGCCTACCCTATTTTCACTATTTTTAATCTCTTTTGGTATGCCGATTATCATATAAGATTTTCACTCCTCACCTTTGGATTTTTGTCTACATGCTAACTATACAAATCATTCAAAACACCTTCATTAGACAAAACGTTAAAGAAAAGGCTATTAACTTTTAACATTTGCTTCGGTATTACCCATAAGAGGATAGAATTTGATTTGTATGAACCCTGGATTTGTCCCAGTAACTAACCTTGAAGATTCACCTAAAGATGATGTATCATTGCTTTAAATAAAAACGCTTACAAGATTTATTTACATTAGCGTTAAAATCAACTTAAAACGAAAAAATGAACATCACTAAAGGAGATGGGGCATTTGGAAGTCGAATTTATGCTAACTTTATATGATGTACTCAAGCGCCCACTCTTTCAACAAGCGCAAGTTATAGCAGGAAAAAATGGGCTGCATCGTCGCATTCGTTGGGTTCACGTACTCGAAATATCAAATTTTGCTCCATTTGCATTAATTCTCGGTGAAGAAATGATTTTAACATCAGGGATTGGGTTTCATTCGGGAGAAGATAACTTAATCCACTACATGCAAAAACTAATAGAATTAAATGTCTCCTGTTTATGCGTAGAAATGGGAGAGTATCTACAATTTATTCCAGATGAAATGATTGATATTGCAAATCAGAACAATTTTCCATTAATTGTATTTCCGAAAATGGTTCGCTTTGTTGATATAACACTAGATCTGCATCCTTTAATCATCAATGGTCAGTATAAAATGCTACAAAGTCTTCTGGAGGTATCTCGTGAATTTAGCCGTTTATCACTAACATCTCAAGGTACCACGGATGTTATTAAATTGCTTCATAAAAGCACGCAAAACCAAATCATTTTTCTTCCGCTTGATGGAACCCCTTATGTTGCACCGAAAATGGAACATATTGCTCAAAACAAATTATTAAACTTTCTCAAAGATCATGTACAGATTTTACTAGATAAAAATACAAGTTCTCCTTATACCTTAAAAAAAGATGATCAAATCATTCTGCTGCAACCGGTAGGGGCGATGGGACAAACATGGGCATTTATTGCGATGGTAAGTGACCAAGAACCTCATGAATATCACTCTTTAATAATTGAATCAGCCTCACTTTCTATTTCACAAGAGTTATTAAGAGAACGTTACATGGAGGAACGAAAACTTCATACAGAAAATCTATGGGTAGATGATTTATTGAATGATCGAATTGAAGATGATTTGCAAATAAAGAAATTTGTTGGCCCGAATTACCAAAAATGGAATGAGATGAGCTGCCGTGTTTGTATAATTGAATTGGAAAGATCATCCGTTGGCGGTCTTGATTTTTCGAAGGATTCCTTAGATTTAGCAGGCTCACATCTTTCGCTAATCGTTCGTTCAGTTTTTAAACAACATGCTTTCTTGCCTTTTATTACGACAAAAGGAAATCGAATTGTTATATTGGTCCTGGATTTAATGGATAAAGCTAAAGAAAAAACACTAAGTAAAGAAAGGCTTCAATACGTACTGAGTTATATAAATAATTTGAGTTTGAAAAAAAAAGTGAGTGATTTTCAATTATATTTCGGGGTTGGACAAACATATGTTGGATTTAAAAATGCGCATCGAAGTCATGATGAAGCTGTAAAAGCATTATCGATTCGTTCCCAGTACAATAAAACATTTATTTTTTATGATGATCTTGGTTTTTTTCAACTACTTATTGATCTCAATGAAAAAAATATGCTTGAAAGCTTTGTTCATCATCATTTGGGACCATTGATTAAAGAAGATAAGGCGAAAGGTAGCGATCTGCTTCGCACAATGAAAGTTTACTTAGAAAACGGTGGTTTAAAAAAACAAACCGCTGATGCCCTTCACATAGTTCGACAATCACTTTATTATAGATTGGAAAAAATCGAAGAACTCCTTGGAAAAGAATTTATGTCTCCGGAAAATCGGTTAACAATTCAATTAGCTTTATATTCATACGCATTCTTATATCCAAATAGTTTTGATATTGGATCAATAGATTAGACACAAATCAAAATTTTTGAGCCTTTCGATTATTGCCGTTTTATTGGCACGATCAGCACATGTCTTACTAACATTTCAATACCGCAAACCGTAGAATGAATGTACATTAAAACTAGCGTTTGCATAACTTCCGAACTCAGATCTACCTTTGGTGATAACATTCGGTTTTTTGTTTTTCACCCATCATTTTAAAACTTGCTTCGGTAAAGCACCTGTCTAAGGATGCCTGGATGGATAACAAATATGACTAAATAAATTACACTTTTGTAATGTAAATTTTTATAATCTCTTTTAACTGTCCATAATGACTAATGCAGTATCGTTCGAACAAGGAAGATCAGGCCTGTTCCTTCCTACATACAGCACACGAATTGAGGATCCTCAGAGTTTCTGCGTACGCTAATCCGGTGATGCAGATACTTAGGCTGAAAGTGACGACTTTCGGCCTATTCGTGTGCAATAAAAAAGACCGCTACATTTGCGGCCAAATATCATAAACGGTTAAATTAAGAACTTTTGCAATGGCATACGCTTTATCTAAAGCCGGTACCGCACCATTCATATATGCATGTATTGCATTTCTACTTATACCGGATTTTTCAGATAGCCAAGTAACCGTGAACCCTCGTTCCTCTTTGATTTGTTCCAATCGACATTCCACGTTTACCACCTCACAAATGCATTCGTTCAGTGGCTTGTCGAATCCTTTGGTGAGGATTGTCGAAACATTTTTAGAATAACAATCGTAATATTTATTGATATTTGCCACTATATATAGTACTATAATTACAGAGGTGAGGTTGATGAGTCAGTTTGAAAAACTATTACAGAAAATCAAGAATAATCCGAAACAAGTTAGCTTTGAGGAACTCGAAAAGATTCTGCGTCGTTTAGGATTCGAAGTTCGTCAACCTCGCGGCGGTTCTAGTCATTATGTATTTCTAAAAGGACCAAAACAAATATCCATCCCAAAACACGGAAAGCATGTCAAAGTTATATATGTAGAACAAGTAATTGAGACATTGAAAGAAGAAGGAGTGATGTAAGATGACCGAAAAGAATCTTGATTATTACCTATCTCTTCCGTATACCATTACGCTGATCCCTGCACAAGAAGGTGGCTATGTGGTTAAGATCAACGAGCTGCCGGGTTGTCTTAGCCAAGGAGAAACTGTCGAAGAAGCGTTGTCCATGATTGAGGATGCCAAACGAGCTTGGATCGAGGTTGCTCTGGAGGTAGGAAACGATATACCTGAACCGGTTCGGGGTGAGGAAGAGTATTCGGGCAAATTTAACGTGCGTGTACCTAAGTCTCTTCACCGCCTGCTGGCCGAAAAAGCTAAAGAGGAAAAGGTCAGCCTGAACCAATATGTGAACTATCAATTGTCACGTAGCGTTGGTCATCTTACCAATAGAAACAAGGGTGTGTAATTAACTTCACCATGGCATGGTTTTTTGTCGAAACTTTTTTTAATTGTAAACTCCCATTTGGTACCAAAGTAAAATTTATCGGTGTTACAATATCAATAGCCATTGACACACCTTTGCCGTCTGCTGTGAGGTTGGCGGCTTTTTTATGCGAAAAAATATTTTGAAAAATGTATTGCATAAATCAGCGCCTTAAAAGCAAAGCTCCACAAACATAATAAAAGTGGTTATAAAGGTGTCATATGGAAGTACTGATACGTAAATAAAAGAACGATCTTTCGTATCGCCGATCTGATGAATCGAATTATAGGGGTGAAAAATTTCACCCCTAACGCAAAAATTTTTTATCTTAACTTGTACTTGTCCATTTTATATTTTAATAATTGTTTGGAAACACCCAACCGTCTGGCAGTCTCTCCTATTTTCCAGTTTGTCGTTTTTAATTCACTGATAATGATCTCTCTCTCAAATTCTTCAACAGTATCTCTTAAAGATTTTACTTTTATGTCTGCACTTCCATTTATTTCTGCGCTGTCACTCATTGAATTTTTACCAGAAATACGGATCCTTCGAGGTATATCATACAATGAGATTTGATTTGAACAAGCATTATTATAAGCTGTTTCAATAGCATTCCTGAGCTCTCTTATATTCCCCGGCCAGTCATATCCTTTAAAACACTCTAAAACCTCCTGTTGAACGCTATCAATAAATATGTTCATATTATTGTTGTAAAAATTTATAAAATATTCCACTAGTACTTCAATATCTTCTTTTCTCTCCGTCAAGTTTGGCAAGTCGATCTCTACAACTCCCAACCTAAAAAATAAATCCTCTCTTAATCTTTTCTCAGCAAGTAGAATGTCCGGATCTTCGTTGGTTGCCGATATCACCCTTATATCTACATTGATATTTTTCTTGCCGCCTATTCGCCTAACTGTCTTTTCTTCAATCGCTTTCAGAAGCTTTACTTGAAGATTGATATCTAAAGAGTTTACTTCATCTAAGAACAATGTGCCACCTTCCGCTTGTTCAAATAGGCCAGGCATTTCTTCCGATCCTGTAAAGCTCCCTTTCGCCGTTCCAAACAAGATACTTTCCAATAAGCTTACAGGTACAGCGCCACAGTTCAGAGAAATAAACGGTTTTTCATACCTATCACTTAAATTATGTATGGCCTGTGCGACAACTTCTTTTCCCGTACCTGTTCTGCCATATATTAATACTGTAGAGTTTGTCCTTGCTATTTTTTCAATTTTATTTTTAATGGCTTTCATCCTTGAATTGACGGTTATTATGTTATCAATCGTATAGATTGTATTGTTTTTTCTGTAAATTTTATGGCCTGCAAATTTATCCAATGATCGAATATTGTCTTTCCTAAAGTAGTGTTTTGAAAATTCTATCGCCCCAATTATTGTATCCTCTTTTTTGATCGGGTACGTGGAATTTTTGCTTACAAAGGTGTTCCCTTTTTTGGTTATCAGTTCCTGTCTAACATTGCAAATTGCTACCCCATTTTTTAATACGTTCATCACTGTACTATTCTCATTCGTAAGGTCTCTATAAAATGAGGTTACATGTTGTCCTATAAACTCTTCAGGCCTTGTGCCAAGTTCTTTAAGAACATTTAAATCAGCCATATCATAAAAAACGATGACTCCATGTCCATCTGTTACCAAGATATTGTCATAGGCGGACAAGTCCTCAAAATTCCCCAGCGCCATGTTCAACATTTCACCATCCTATCCAAAGTCAGCATAACATACTAAACATGAAACCGGAAACCAAAAGCAAAGCTGCGGAAGCCAAAATCATACAAATTTTATATAAAAAATGTTAGGAAGTGTGAATGTTTCGATAAACTGAATCTTTATATACGAAAATATATATGCAGCGATTCGGGTAGAGACTTTTCGATTCCGAGCAGTTGCTAAAATATTTTGCACAGCAGCTACCATCTTTTGTTTCAGTTTATCGTTGACTTCTTCTTCGATCCAATACCATCCCTGGTTGTTTTGTACCCATTCGAAGTAGGATACTGTCACTCCTCCGGCATTTGCCAAAACATCCGGAATAATCAGCACTCCGCGTTGTGTTAAAATTTTATCTGCCTCAGGAGTTGTGGGACCGTTCGCCGCTTCCACGATAATCGATGCCTGTATATCATGTGCGTTTGCTTCTGTAATTTGATTTTCCAAGGCTGCCGGAATTAAGAGATCACATGGTTTCACCAGCAGTTCTTCATTTGTTATAACGTTTTTGAAAATCGGTGTGACCATGCCAAAGGAATCTTTTTTGTCGATCAAATCAGGAATTTGCAGCCCCTCTTCATCGTAAATTGCACCTCCTGCATCGCTGATTCAAACAATTTTGGCGCCCATTTGATGTAAGATTAAAGCCACATTGCTACCCACATTTCCGAATCCTTGTACAATTACACATAACCCTTCGATTGACTGGTTTCTGGTTTTTGCCGCTTCACGGGCTGCAACACAGACACCAAGCGCGGTAGCTTTTTCGCGTCCTGCTGATCCCCCTAAGATAAGTGGCTTGCCAGTAATAAAGTTAGGAGAATCATATTCCCGGATCCGGCTATACTCGTCGTACATCCATGCCATAATCTGGGCATTTGTATATACATCCGGCGCAGGAATATACTTTGCCGGCCCGACAACCTGGCTGATTGCACGCACATATCCGCGAGCTAAAGCTTCTTGTTCCCGAAACGACATTTGACGTGGGTCACAAACAATTCCACCTTTTGCACCGCCATAGGGCAATTCGAAGATTCCGCATTTAATGCTCATCCAAATGGATAATGCTTTCACTTCTTCTAACGAAACGTTTGGATGGAATCGAATCCCACCTTTTGTTGGCCCTACGGAATCATTGTGTTGTGCACGAAAACCGGTAAACACTTCAACATGACCATCATCCATATGAACAGGAATTCGTACCGTAATGACTCGAACTGGTTCTTTTAAGAGTTCGTATACTTCTTTTACGTAACCTAATTTTGTTAGTGCATCAAAAACCACTTGCTGAGTATTTCCAAGAACGTCATCTGTTACAGGTGGAGCAGCCGCTCCAATTGAGAGACGTTTGTTAGCTTTATCCATCTAATTTTTCCCCAACGACAAAACACCTCTTGGTTCAAGACCGAATGAACGGGCCTCAATATGTTTTAACTTCTTAGAAATATTTAACACTATATTGCACACGCAATTTTCATGCCAACTTTAAATAAATGAATCATCTTTATCGTTTCATGCATTCAAATTATAAGCGCAATATTTTTTTGCGCTTATTGTTGTTTTTTTGCATAATGCAAATTTTTTTGCAATCTTTTTGTTCGAATTAATCTAATAATATCTACCAAATTGTATGCTGAAAAAGCTTAAACCGGTAAGAAATCCCATTATAAAACGGAAGAAAACACTATATTGGAAATATAGAAATAAATGTAAATTAAACAGTGCATGTATAGGATGCGGAATACAAAAAGAGACCCCGTTCAAATCAGGATCTCTTTTCACTATCCACATCTACAATTGGCCGTTCAGTTGTTGATCCGTGTAGGATCGGGAGTTGACACAGTCCTAGTCTGTACCCCGCTTCCCGCAAACAAGGTGAGAATGAAGGACAACAAACTTGATACGCCAAGAGTTACGATGCCCGATTTGACAAACCCTATTGGCAAGAAAGCCGCAAACACCGGGCCTCCCAGCATTGCGCCTATATTAAATAAAAAGAAAAGCCATCCAGTAACGATTCCGGTAAGTTGTTCCTTGACGGAATCCTGGCCAAGTGCTGCTGCCAAGCCTACAAAACCATTCCCTGCCCCAAATACGAATGTAAAAATGCTAAGAGCTGTCAGATCCCGACCCACACTGAACATTCCCACTCCACTGATAAGAAGCAACAAGGATGCCAAGCGAACCACATGCTTTCTCCCGATCTTGTCAGCCAGCATTCCTATTGGAAACGTACTGATCAGCGCTCCCAATCCATACATGGATGATATTGCAGCTGCCTGAATTGGATGGATAGACTGTACTTTTAGAAGATATTGGCTATAAAACCCTAAATACCCAAATAAAGAAATTCCATAAAGTAAGATGGCAACTGACAAAATACAAACATTTTTGTTCAAAATTCCCTTCATTCCAATCCTGTGTTTCTCTACTTTCTTATATGTTTTGGGAACAATCAAATAAAAAGCAACAAGCGAGAGGACTGCCAAAATCCCTGAAATCACAAACGGAACCTGAATGTGGGGTAAGAATGGCGAAATAATATAGGGAGCAAAAAATATACCTGCACCATAAATGACACCAAATACGGATATCGATCTGCTTCGCGTCTTCGGAAAAATATCCCCTAAAAAGGCTATGATTGCAGGTTGAAACATTCCTATGCCAATTCCAACCAGAAGCCGAGCGATGATTAAAGTGGCTAAACTGCGTGCCAACCCACTCACCAAAGTAAACACAGCGAAAATTGTCACGGAAATAAGAATTGTGTATTTCACCGAAAATTTATCAAACAAAATACCCCCTATCATACTGAACAAGGCCATTCCTACCGCGTATCCAGTGGCTAAAACACCGAGCATCGCAGGTGCTGCTTGAATATTCTGTACAACATATGGAGCGGCAAACTGAAACAAACTTCCATCAAATCCCTCTAGGAAACCAGGGATAACGGAAACCATGACAATCAGAACAAAATACGCTTTGCTTCTACCTGCAATCGAACGTATTGTCTCATCATTTCTGAGACCAAGCGGCTTTGCCATATTAACTCTTCCAATAGCATCGGTTTGAAGTGCTCCAGCGATTTTGAGCACTTGTTTCATCATCTTAAACACAATTCTGCGAAAATTTACAGAAAACTGGAAAATTGTGCAATTACGATAAAAACTTCAATGCAGCGTTTACAAAGATTTTCACACCGTATTCCAATGCATCTTCATCAATGGTGAAACGAGGATGATGGTGTGGATAAACGATTCCTTTTTCCTGATTCCCTGCACCGATTACAAAATAGCATCCCGGTGCCTTTCGTAAAAACGCTGAAAAATCCTCGGCCCCCATTTTGGGTTTTTGCAGGTCAATCGCATCGTCACCGTATACTTCGAGAACTGTTTCTTCAATGACACGGGTCACCTCATCGTTGTTAATAACCGGAAAATACCCGTATTCATAGCGAAACTTATAAGTTGCTCCATGCGCTTCCGTAATCCCTTTCACGACCCGTTCCATATGAACCGGCACGGATTTACGGAATTTCTCGTCAAAACTCCGAACCGTGCCAGCCATCTCTACGGTGTCGGCAATCACATTTGGTGCTTCTCCTCCTGTAAACTTTCCGACTGAAATTACGAGGTTATCCAGCGGATCTGTATAACGGGAAACAATATGCTGAAGATTCGTGACCACTTGTGCGCCAATCGCAATGCTGTCGATCGTTTGATGAGGTGCAGATCCATGACCGCCTTTCCCTTTGATCGAAATCCAAAAGCCGTCCGGAGCCGCCATCATGGGACCATATACAATTCCTACTTTTCCAATTTCAAAATCTGATATCAGATGAGCACCGATGACAACATCAACCCCCTCCATCACACCGGCATCTACCATTTCCTGCGCCCCACCCGGAAAATACTCCTCTGCATGCTGAAACAAAAAGCGTATTTCCCCCTTGATTCGTTCCTTCAATCCCGTAAGAATCTTTGCAGTCCCTAGAAGCATGGCCGTATGTCCATCATGTCCACATGCATGCATGACACCAGGAGTCCGAGAAACAAAAGCAAACGTATT
Above is a window of Fodinisporobacter ferrooxydans DNA encoding:
- a CDS encoding M20 family metallopeptidase, giving the protein MSSTTFDDVIERIKKEVIDWRRHLHQNPELSFHEEKTSQFVYETLLSFGNLEVTRPTKYSVMARLIGAHPGKTLAIRADMDALPINEENTFAFVSRTPGVMHACGHDGHTAMLLGTAKILTGLKERIKGEIRFLFQHAEEYFPGGAQEMVDAGVMEGVDVVIGAHLISDFEIGKVGIVYGPMMAAPDGFWISIKGKGGHGSAPHQTIDSIAIGAQVVTNLQHIVSRYTDPLDNLVISVGKFTGGEAPNVIADTVEMAGTVRSFDEKFRKSVPVHMERVVKGITEAHGATYKFRYEYGYFPVINNDEVTRVIEETVLEVYGDDAIDLQKPKMGAEDFSAFLRKAPGCYFVIGAGNQEKGIVYPHHHPRFTIDEDALEYGVKIFVNAALKFLS